CGCTTTCGTACCTCCGGTGGAACGTAATCTACATCAACCGTGCgtggcttcttctttttgccaAACCAACGTTTCGGATAAAAGACACGTTTGCTATCGATCTCCAGATCAAGCTTATCCTCATTCTCAAAGAACCACAGCTTCTGTTCCTCCTTTTCCAACTCAACCGACATCTGTTCGATTTCTTTCAAGCGCTTTGCACGCTGTAACCGTCCCAGCTCTTCATCCAAACGTTGCTGCCTTAATGCACACCAATCGCTGTAAACCTGGAAAAACGTATGTTTTAGATCCATGGTGGGCGAGATATGGCAGTATGAAATAGTACCttcttttgtgtttcaatttgtAACGATTCGTTTTCAGCCACGCTCTTGTGAACCAGCTCCAAGATGAGCTTTTCGAAACTTTCTTTGTTCAGCTTGCACCCACTTGATTCAATTTTGTCGATCGCGTCGGAGAAGGCGGTTCGTTTTTCGTCGTCCTTATTTGTCTCTTTCTCAAGCACACCTCGCACAATTTGTAGAACTTCGCTGTTGACCTCCTTACCGGCAAGGTTTGCCACAAACTCTACACCGAGATCGTACTTACGGTACAAAGCCAACCCAAGCAGTTCACAGCTGGCTCCGATCAAGTTACTAACTCCACCGTAACGACGGCTCAGTTCGATAAACGTTTTTCCAAGGAGCAACTGACTGTCCTTAAGATCGAAGTGATCGTCGAAGAATTCGTTGCGCAAATACTTCACcctaattttaatttcgtcttttttcttctttttctgtccCTCCATTTGATCGCCAACCGGTGCTTCGACCGGTGCCAGATCGTCGAAGTGTTCCGCATCCGGGGTTTTGACGTAACGATAGCAACCGTACAGCGACAGTGAGCGGGTGATGGGATTGGAAAAATCTTCCTGCAGAGCAAGCAACGTTGCGATGCGGGCTGCATGCCGGAATTCCTGCCCTTTGATCAAGTGATCCAAGGTAAGGTTGGCAGAGTAGTTGTCGAGAAAGATGCCATAACCTAGCCGGTTGTTGAGGACCTCGATCAGTTGTCCGTAGCACCGGTGCTCGAGATAGTTGCGCACCAATGCATGGTGTGTCGAGTCGAGGGTGTTCGACGTTTCCTCCGTGAGACGGAACTTGTACAGCAGATCGGCAATCTCGTCGACGTGTGTCTCATCGACCAGCTTGTTCGCGTAGATGTCGATATCGATGGCTGATATTTTGTTGCGCTGTTGAAATCTCTGCTCCAGGTCGTAGTAGAGCGTGTCCAGGTCAACTTTCGCGAGGATGGGTGTCGCCAAGCGTGCGTTCCACGCTTCCCGACACTGGTACGCCTCCGAAAGGAACGTTCGCCTGGCCAGCGAAAGCCCGCCAACAAGGCGACGCTGATGTTGAACAAATAATTTCAGCATCGCACCCTGGACAAACCAATTATCCAACCAGATCGTGAAAATTGCACcggttctgtttttgttttgatatcgGTGACAGCTCGAAGATGGGGTGCGTTTCGTGTTCCGCAGAAACGCACACTTGCCGGCTGTCACAACGCGTTTATATCACCGGATCAATGCTGCGTTTCGCTACTTCCGGCGAACTGTCGGTCTCTTTTCCGTCATTGGTCTCGAAGCAGACACACTTGGATCGAAATGGTTAGTGAGAAATTGAGcatttttgtggaaaattatcaaaatttTCCGTTTATCCTACAGAAGTAAAGAGGTGTTAAACGCATTTACTGTTTTTCGTTCACAGTCGGCCCACAAAACGTTCCGTATTAAGCAGAAGCTTGCTAAGAAGCTGAAGCAAAACAGACCCATTCCGCAATGGATCCGTATGCgcaccaacaacaccatcCGGTAAGTGGCTCCGCCCGTGTGCGCTAAAATGCCCATAAAACGAACCCTTGCCTAGGTTGTGATAATCTATTTCCTATTTTCTGTTTGCCACAGATACAACGCTAAGCGCCGCCACTGGAGACGCACCAAGCTGAAGCTGTAAGCGGGATTCGTCGATTTGTTTACCTCCGTGGCAACCGTTTGCAAGCAAATGGCGGTCTCGATACCCACGCTCAAGCGGTCCATCTGTTCGTTACGGATTTGTTACGGTGTTTCAACAATAGCCTCCCGattcgttccatttcatggAAGAAAGATTGAATAAATTCAGTTCAATGAAACCTTCAACCGTCTAAAATGTGCCCGTGTCTGTGTGGAATGCTTTGCTCTGTCGAGAATCCCTTCCCGGAACAGTGTCACGACACGCGGTAAAGTGGGAGTATAtcacatttattttctttcgcttcgcggTAGCCCCAATTTAGCATCCATTCCGGCCCATAGCTTCGTACTGTCGAAGTGCCTCTTCCAACCGTCGGCTTTCCCGTTGCATTTCCCCGAGATCCTGCTCGATCTGCGCCAGATTGGCCACCAGGTTGCGGtccttttcgctttcgatttgaTCTTCCAGCTCGCGCACCTCGCGCTTGATGGCACCGGTTTCCTGCACCAGGGCAACGAGTTCGCTGCACTCGGTGTGCAGAGCCACCAACAAAATGTAGGCCCGCTTCGTAAACTCGTCCCGTTTGGCGTTCCGATAGATCAAATCATCCGTCACCGTGAACTGGCGATCGAgctgtccggtggtggcgttaaTCTCCTTCTGCAAACTGCGCGTGTCGTGCAGAATCTTATCAATGTCCGTCTTCTGCTTGCGAATGTTGCCGATTATCTCGAGAATCCGCCCCGTGTACGCCGTGCGGCTGACCGTTTTGCCGATCTTTTCGTACTGCTGAACCAGGCGTGCATGGAGTGCACTTTTCGTTTGCAGATCGACGATCACCTCCTCGGACTTGCGCCGCGCCGAGTCAATTTGTTCCTGCACCTTCTGTGATTTACTCTGCCGTGGgtgaaatgaaagaaaaagtttCAATATACAATGTATCGTTTCATCAAACGGCTAGCCCACGCACCACACTGTCGGAGTTCTTCGCCCGGTGCTCCTCCAACGTTGCCACCAACGGTGCCCGGTGTGCTTCCCATTGGCTTTGAagttttttcatcttctcgcCCGCGGCCGCTATTATTGACTCGAGTTTGGCCACATTCACCTCCGGATTCTCGAGCAGTATGTGCGTCCGTTCTTTGACCTTCTTTTCCTCCTTCAACCGTTCGACGGTCTGCTCGATAGCTTTCGCTTCACCGCGAACCACTTCACCGGATGCGCGTACCGTTTGTGATTCGCTTTGCGTTTCAGCGAGTAAGGCGCGAAGCTGCTGCATTTCCTCGTCGAGCTGCACCCGTTGACTTGCCGTGGATGTTTCGCATGCCCCGAGGACGACTTCCTCGTCCTCTGTAATCGGagttttcgctttgttttgaGCGTAATAAGCCTGCAGCTTCGAGATGGGATCCAACGACGATGAAGTACTGGTATCCGCCGGCAGTCCACGATCCACCTCGTCCACTGCGTCCCCCCAAAGGCCACTGTGGCGCAACCAGTACTCTTTGACCTCTGTGCTCAGCGCCGCGTATACGAAAGATGGAAACATACGAAGAATTAAGTTTGATTTGTAACTAAACCGCACTTTAGACGTCCTTGGCGAGTTCTTACCGGCTGTAACATCACTTTGCGTCACGAAAGGAATGGTCGATCTAGCACGGGCGGGGCCCCAAACTGCTCCCGTTTTGCGCAGATCGAGCGGTGAGTAGTACCGTCCCGACCACGAGCTACGCATTTGTTCACGCATCGATTCCAGGATACGATGCTCCAGATCGGTCACCCGATCAAACGGCGCCTCCGGTGTGGCCGAGTCACCCGACTCCTTCGGTAGCTGCTCGatgagaaacataaaaactcGCCTCACTTCGGCCACGTTCGAGTAGAGAAACGTTTGGTAGCCAATGTCTCGTCGGTAGCCGATGGCCTGTGAAATGAACCGAAAGACATGATAAAGTGAACCACACTTGCAGCCAAACGGCGCGAGGAACTACTTACCGTGCAGGCCTCGGCAAGCCGGGCCGTTACGGTGAACCGTTGGGCCATGCCCGGTGGTAAGGACGTTGGCAAATCTAGCGACGGATCGATAAGCAGCAAACATTTCGAAACCGTTCGCACTAAAATGGCAGGCGTGAACTGGTCCAATCCCTGTATATCCTCATCCAGATCGCTGATCAAAGGGTAGGATTACAGAATTTGTACGGGCCGTTTTGGAATAAATACTGCACTTACCACTCTATCTGGCGTAGCGAGTGTAGAATTATATTATCAATATCGTCCATTCTACGCTCGGGCGCTGCGGGCTCCTTCCTCCAAAGCTCACAATGAGATTAATCTTCAATTCGGTTCTTATCGCAGTGCCGGACAATTGGCTCTAAGTGGGCCGTAAACAAGGGCCGCGGTGACGGTGTGTGTGGCGATGCGCAAGAAACCTGCTCTAAGCGGAAGGCATCCAAAACCGGAACTGCCTCTCGCACTCCATACACAACAGGCGAGTGGTACTATTTTACGCACGAAAACCTGTTCGCCGGCGAAGGGAAAGATGCTGCATACATTTTGCACCGAAGAGGCCAGGACGAGATGATTGTAACTTTTTGTGGCCGCGAAGACCCACAAGTCTGGCGTCACGACTTTTTGACAGCTCTGCTGATTGTAAACATTGGTGCCCCAACACTCACAGAGCCTGCGAAAGTCAGTGACCCGAGGCGCCTACTAGGCGATTAATTGGTTCGATGCAAAATTAGTGTCCTAttctaattgttttccaaaatatTCGAAGCAGCCAGTGGATCATTGTATGAAGGGGAACTTCTAATAGTCACGTCCAACGAAAACCATTTTATTGGAAAGGTAAAACTTGATTGGTGAACCAGTGATTAAATAGTATAAATGAAGTCCAGTGTAACTATTAATAAAGCACTATTTAGTTCAATATTTGATCGTTTGCGCGATTTTCACTGAGAAAAATTCGAATTTTTCTCCGAGCTTCTGACCACCAGATGTCGCGCAAAAATCGGAGTGATTGCGCTGGAAGACAAAACGCACACCGCGAAACCTGCGCTTGGCAAACAGCGAAAAAATGCCGGAGTTTGTATGGAATTCGCGGCCGCAAGTCATCGCGTCGCGCTTCACACTTCACCGACGATCGCCGAAAGGAACGGGACAGAGATAATCGAGGTTCGCGCCCCACCGTAACGcactcgttttgttttgtccttGCCTCTGCCCAACTCGGCTCCTTCATCCGGTTTGCAACTCCGCCAGTCGACAATGAGCAGCGCTGAACCGCagacgaaaaaaacgaagatgGCATCGAGTTTGGAACAATTGAAGCAGCTTACCACCATCGTGGCCGACACCGGTGACTTCGAGGGTATGTAGTcagatttttgtgtttcctgAAAAGTTCCGTTTGGCCACGAATCCTGACCAATCGATAACCATATTGTCGTCCTGGAGACGCATAATAGAAGAGTTGTTAACGATAACGCGACCGTCGATTAAAACTGAGGCTCAGTGCGCTTGAAGGTGACCGCTTAAAGGTGAAACAAGTACATTACGACCACATTCGAACCGGATTGTAGGAAATGGCAAGGCACAGCTTGGAGCTACTCGGTGTGTTGTTCTTTCTACTTGATTTTATTTGCCTTTTCATTCCCCGCCGTAACACCATGTTTGTTGAAGCGACACAATCGGCCGAAGGCGCCAACACGCGGTGCTACGTGCGCGATGTCATCCGATTATCAAGCGGCGGCAGTGTTCGATagaaaaaggaaccgaaaaagaaaacagttccCTGCGATAGCGTACGGCTGTTTTTTAGGAGAAATTCCACTTGAAACGGTTCGGTTGCTGTCGGATTGCTTTTGTGCTCCGTTTGATCGTTGATCACATGGCCCGTTTGAACCGTAGAGGTCAAACGGTGGTTCCCTTTCACCTGCACGATGTACGCGATGGGCGACCCCAGCGAAGGTTGTTGACGTCAAACCGCCAAACGTTACTGAAGTGTGTCCCTCTTTCTTGCCTCATATTCTCATGATTTTCTCTTTCCGTCCCGTTCGCAGCCATGAAAACGTACAAACCGACCGATGCCACGACTAACCCTTCGCTGATTTTGTCCGCTGCTGGCATGGACCAGTACCAGCACCTCATCGATAAGGCCATCAAACACGGCCAAAAGGCGGGAGCGTAAGTGTTAGCTGCAAACCTGGGGCGGCATAAGTCATTGATAGTTTTTCTCCTCAATCACTGTAGCACGGCGGACGAAAAGGTTTCGGAAGCGGCCGACATGCTGTTCGTACTGTTCGGATGCGAAATCCTGAAGCTCGTGCCGGGCCGTGTGTCGACTGAAATCGATGCGCGTCTTTCCTTCAACAAGGAAGCCTCGATCGCGAAAGCCCTCAAGCTGATCGCACTGTACGAAGAGCAGGGTATCAAGCGGGACCGGGTGCTGATTAAGCTTGCCTCGACCTGGGAGGGCATTCAGGCGGCCAGCGTCCTGGAGAAGGACCACAACATTCACTGCAACCTGACGCTGCTGTTCTCGTTCGCCCAGGCCGTGGCCTGTGCCGAGGCGGGCGTAACACTGATTTCTCCCTTCGTGGGCCGCATTCTCGATTGGTATGTGTCCAACACCGATCAGAAATCGTTCGCTCCCGAAGCGGACCCGGGCGTCGTGTCGGTGACCAAGATCTACAATTACTACAAAAAGTTTGGTTACAAAACCGTCGTGATGGGCGCTTCGTTCCGTAACGTGGGCGAAATTATGGCTCTGGCCGGGTGCGATTTGCTCACGATCAGCCCGAAACTGCTCGGAGACCTGGAGAAGAGCACGGAACCGGTCAAGCGGTATCTGGATGCGGATGCGGCAAAAGCTTCGAAGCTGGCAAAGATTCAGATGGACGAGGCCACGTTCCGCTGGATGCTGAACGAGGACCAGATGTCGAGTGATAAGCTTGCGGACGGTATTCGCAAGTTTGCTGCCGATGGTCGAAAGTTGGAAACGATGCTGCGTGGTTTGATTGAAGCGGCAGAGTAAAGCCTGCGGAAACCGTGGCAGGCCCGCCGCACACACTGTTTAACAGGCAAGCAGCGGCACAGTGCTTAAGAGAACCCGCCAATCTCTTCCACCGGCAAGCACCGGCCGAATAACGTGCGTGCTTTTTTGGAGCTGTTGACTGTATGTTTTGTATTTGTGAAATAAATTCGACTTCTTCTCCGTTTGTACAAATGTCGATAGCGTCGGTGTGCCTGGCTTCCCTATCGTATCGTGCGAAACTGTTGAAATTCAATCGTACTAAACGGCCCGTACTGTTCCAACGGGTAGTGGGTGCCTTCGGTGGGTGAATGAATCCGGATCTGTCGCATGTGAGTGTCGCGACCATTCTGATGATTGCTTATCACGGCAATCTGTATCATGAACGTACATATCGGAATGTCCTGCATCTCCTTGATCGGAATGCACACCCAGCCGCACGGTTCACACAGATCGACCACTTCGATTTCCTGTAGATCGTTAAAGTGGGTGCCGCACCGGATCGATATCCGGCTCGGTGTGTAGCTTTCGTCCAGCTTGTAGTCGGAGTAGAGGTAGATCTGGCTCACGGTCGTCTTGCGGTGAAACTGAATGTTCACTAGGTGCGGCAGCTGCCCATCCGACTGCCAGTACGTTTCCATCGAATTGTCGCGCAGCTGATCTACTCCAAAGCCTGATGAATCAAAAGAACAGAAGGGAATCGTGCACTTCTAGGAAAGCGGTCGGAGCAAACGGTGACGTACCAGGTTTACAGGACGACAAGCTCCACACGGCCTGGCTACCGACTTCGCGCACATTGCCCGACCTTTCTTCGGTCACGGGACACACGTTTGCACCCATTTTAACGCTCATTTCGAAGGAGCTGAGTAGTAATCAACGAAATCGGCCAACAGCAAAATAACACCAATTGTTTACACCAAACAATGCTGTCAAACAATTTGCCGATTGGCTGCGTACTGCTAGGACGAAGCATGTCAACGCAGCCAGTgcgttgatcgatcgaatcgaacttgtaaatttttgtaaacatgGATTAGCAGTTTCGTGTTTGGTGATCGTACGCGTAATTTTAAGTTGGTGGAAATGGAGGACCACACATTCTTTGACCTCAGTAGAGTTTAGATTACAACCGTCGCAAGAAAAGACTGAAATTCCACGTTTTGCACAGTTaagtgttgttgtttatgtGTTGTTagtccggtttttgttttgtgtcctATTGAAACTGCACAAGTTTTTACGCTTTATTACTACTGCTATTTCCTTCCGAtgaaaaaatgtaacaaaattGATCTGAGTTAATTGCATTGATATTTGTTGCATCCCTGAGGGTGGTGATTcgcacgaaaaaaaatgtcCCACCAACGGGCAAAGTCCTCCCGGTGACCCCTCCTCAGGGGAGGGCAGATAAGCGGCTAAACACCGTCGTTGCAGAGGCTTTCGCACGCCACCAAACAGTTCAGTTCGCAGCGACCGGTTGCGACGAGCGAATCGTTTCTTGTTTGCGGAAGAACTTCCGCCGCGCGTCCACTTTCGTATGCTAAAccgcgatcgtcgtcggtaCGGTTACGCAAGCGGTTTGTTGATTGAGTGCATTGCCCGCGTTTCCGTAAACACATAAGTGGAGTGCGCCTTCAAGATGCCAGGATCACCCGTGAACAAGGATCTGCAGGCTGAGCGCGATAAGTGTAGCTTCGACAAGAATGAGTTTACCCTCTGGTGGGTCGGTGGCAAGgagaagctgaaggagaaaTTAGATCTAGGTGAATACCGGTCAagttgtaatttatttcattaagCCGTAATTGGTTCCACCGGCACAATCTGCAATTCAAATTCTTTTTTGGAGATTTCTAATGGGTGAGGG
The nucleotide sequence above comes from Anopheles bellator chromosome 1, idAnoBellAS_SP24_06.2, whole genome shotgun sequence. Encoded proteins:
- the LOC131205944 gene encoding probable transaldolase codes for the protein MSSAEPQTKKTKMASSLEQLKQLTTIVADTGDFEAMKTYKPTDATTNPSLILSAAGMDQYQHLIDKAIKHGQKAGATADEKVSEAADMLFVLFGCEILKLVPGRVSTEIDARLSFNKEASIAKALKLIALYEEQGIKRDRVLIKLASTWEGIQAASVLEKDHNIHCNLTLLFSFAQAVACAEAGVTLISPFVGRILDWYVSNTDQKSFAPEADPGVVSVTKIYNYYKKFGYKTVVMGASFRNVGEIMALAGCDLLTISPKLLGDLEKSTEPVKRYLDADAAKASKLAKIQMDEATFRWMLNEDQMSSDKLADGIRKFAADGRKLETMLRGLIEAAE
- the LOC131206749 gene encoding large ribosomal subunit protein eL39 codes for the protein MSAHKTFRIKQKLAKKLKQNRPIPQWIRMRTNNTIRYNAKRRHWRRTKLKL
- the LOC131206748 gene encoding coiled-coil domain-containing protein 22 homolog — encoded protein: MDDIDNIILHSLRQIECDLDEDIQGLDQFTPAILVRTVSKCLLLIDPSLDLPTSLPPGMAQRFTVTARLAEACTAIGYRRDIGYQTFLYSNVAEVRRVFMFLIEQLPKESGDSATPEAPFDRVTDLEHRILESMREQMRSSWSGRYYSPLDLRKTGAVWGPARARSTIPFVTQSDVTAEVKEYWLRHSGLWGDAVDEVDRGLPADTSTSSSLDPISKLQAYYAQNKAKTPITEDEEVVLGACETSTASQRVQLDEEMQQLRALLAETQSESQTVRASGEVVRGEAKAIEQTVERLKEEKKVKERTHILLENPEVNVAKLESIIAAAGEKMKKLQSQWEAHRAPLVATLEEHRAKNSDSVSKSQKVQEQIDSARRKSEEVIVDLQTKSALHARLVQQYEKIGKTVSRTAYTGRILEIIGNIRKQKTDIDKILHDTRSLQKEINATTGQLDRQFTVTDDLIYRNAKRDEFTKRAYILLVALHTECSELVALVQETGAIKREVRELEDQIESEKDRNLVANLAQIEQDLGEMQRESRRLEEALRQYEAMGRNGC
- the LOC131205945 gene encoding anaphase-promoting complex subunit 10 gives rise to the protein MSVKMGANVCPVTEERSGNVREVGSQAVWSLSSCKPGFGVDQLRDNSMETYWQSDGQLPHLVNIQFHRKTTVSQIYLYSDYKLDESYTPSRISIRCGTHFNDLQEIEVVDLCEPCGWVCIPIKEMQDIPICTFMIQIAVISNHQNGRDTHMRQIRIHSPTEGTHYPLEQYGPFSTIEFQQFRTIR
- the LOC131216180 gene encoding uncharacterized protein LOC131216180, which encodes MLKLFVQHQRRLVGGLSLARRTFLSEAYQCREAWNARLATPILAKVDLDTLYYDLEQRFQQRNKISAIDIDIYANKLVDETHVDEIADLLYKFRLTEETSNTLDSTHHALVRNYLEHRCYGQLIEVLNNRLGYGIFLDNYSANLTLDHLIKGQEFRHAARIATLLALQEDFSNPITRSLSLYGCYRYVKTPDAEHFDDLAPVEAPVGDQMEGQKKKKKDEIKIRVKYLRNEFFDDHFDLKDSQLLLGKTFIELSRRYGGVSNLIGASCELLGLALYRKYDLGVEFVANLAGKEVNSEVLQIVRGVLEKETNKDDEKRTAFSDAIDKIESSGCKLNKESFEKLILELVHKSVAENESLQIETQKKVYSDWCALRQQRLDEELGRLQRAKRLKEIEQMSVELEKEEQKLWFFENEDKLDLEIDSKRVFYPKRWFGKKKKPRTVDVDYVPPEVRKRN